Part of the Pseudomonas abietaniphila genome is shown below.
GATAACGCCGTTCATCGGTGTGCGGAGCTCGTGGGTGAGCGTGGCCAGAAACTCATCCTTCAACCGGTTACTCACGGCCAGCTGCTGGTTGAGCTTTTCAAGGTCTTTGCTCGATTGCGCCATGATTTGCGCCTGACGCTCGCGCATGGTGTTGATGCGATCGGCCAACGCCAGCGACAGCAGCGCAACCTCCACCACGGAGCCGATCTGGCTGGCGTACATCGTCCAGAAATTGTTCGGCAAATGCCCCAGCAGCATGGTGGCGTTAATCACGCCACCGATCAGGAACGCCGACCAGGCAAAGATGAAATACCGTGCAACCCGCCGCCCTTTCAGCCAGGCAGCGATGCCGATCAAGAGAATGATCGGCGTAAAGATCAGCACCAATGCCGTGACCAGGCGCAGCGCAATTCCGTAATCGGTGGTGAGCGACAGAACCATGATCCCCGCCGAGCACGCCATCATCAGCCACAGTGGGCCGTCCATCCAGAAACCCAGCCGGGGCGTCTGCAGGAATTTGCGGGCGAACTGACTGGCGAACAGGATCGCGGCGGCAATCAGAAACGTCGTGGACGTGTTGGCCCACCATGGATCATCCGGCCACAGAAATTCGATCCCCGCGCCATTGACCGATACCTGATACAGACCGAAGCAGGTGATATAGAGGATGTAATAAAGGTAGCTGGTGTCCCGCACGCTCAGGTAGATGAACAGGTTGTAGACCAGCATCACCGCCAGGACGCCGTAAATCATCCCGAGGATGTACAACCGCGACGGCTGCTCCTCGATGTACGCGTGGCTGGCCCACAGATTGAGCGGTGCCTGAACGGAGCCATGACTCTCGACGCGCACGTACGCGGTCTTGCTCTCATTGGCTTTCAGGTTCAGGTCGAACAGGTAGTTGTTCTGTTTTATCTGGCGACTCTGGAAAGGCAGCATGTCGCCGGTTTTCCAGGTCAGGCTCGGCTGCGCGGTATCGCTGGCCAGATAAAGGTCCACGTGATCCATCGGCGGGTAGGCCAGCTCAAGGAGCCAGTCAGCCGATGCCACGGGATTGGTCGGGCGATAGGTCAATTGCACCTTCAGCCAGAACGCTGAACGTGAATAACCGGCGTTGAGCGACCCGGTGTCCAATGCACGAAACTTAGCGGCGCCTTCAGGCGAAGACACGTCCTCA
Proteins encoded:
- a CDS encoding sensor histidine kinase, with protein sequence MRFLLTLIFMLLPMLASAVEFDENTRSLPLGRATLVFEDPSGTATIEDVSSPEGAAKFRALDTGSLNAGYSRSAFWLKVQLTYRPTNPVASADWLLELAYPPMDHVDLYLASDTAQPSLTWKTGDMLPFQSRQIKQNNYLFDLNLKANESKTAYVRVESHGSVQAPLNLWASHAYIEEQPSRLYILGMIYGVLAVMLVYNLFIYLSVRDTSYLYYILYITCFGLYQVSVNGAGIEFLWPDDPWWANTSTTFLIAAAILFASQFARKFLQTPRLGFWMDGPLWLMMACSAGIMVLSLTTDYGIALRLVTALVLIFTPIILLIGIAAWLKGRRVARYFIFAWSAFLIGGVINATMLLGHLPNNFWTMYASQIGSVVEVALLSLALADRINTMRERQAQIMAQSSKDLEKLNQQLAVSNRLKDEFLATLTHELRTPMNGVIGSLELMQMDGAEDDIELYRQTAADSAQNMMGIVNGILTLTELQAGRISVQHEAFSLRHLLFQVRSAFEPLARSKALTLSIELDENLPDSLQGDALKLRQCLDCLMDNAVKFTKAGSIRIRVNGQCTDSQHVRLLVDVIDTGIGFSRLDEETLYANFYQVDGSMTREYGGLGIGLAICRQLIELQGGRLSHQSEPGTGSQFRLSLDVVRAKEGKSAVI